A DNA window from Plasmodium brasilianum strain Bolivian I chromosome 12, whole genome shotgun sequence contains the following coding sequences:
- a CDS encoding hypothetical protein (conserved Plasmodium protein), with translation MTENNNINNDMHFCVGKIDFNNIYLDILNIHETLVNHIQTIVTHVYNLIEIKLCRNNVVSTLSSSSKLSTLATNKCNVNTLNDLSTIYKGKGADDMTPISIPNVHEYDKEMNCIRDGSTYMNGNPVKDNTNYEYNYINCEKEINNDETLLKHLVEEYLQQNIYRGTYSEMHIYDDDKVTTNKCKNDNIVQLNNLNLHKNNRNECNKEKENKNSLNEAVKYCDINSNMNSNMRGKTLNKQNFDDKKGNCTDTSICASKIYSSKDHIVEYPVRRKSTNVDPHTDLVRSKKSEKDSINENQVKLKKHIILLELIKCVIQQSNNFKKDTNMKNGMNRADCMNRVGCTNEGNSISSKIVKHNSANKPKQQVEFANGSLSKNENIHNYNKICNFSLSKIKIKYINIISYYMDVLSPFNKFFDENIKEFKEDQNELKRVRKKLDEIVLNYDYIVEDIFKKYNVRGITQDHLNYLKKHILQEDFLQENDNFTNIKNVDLRHNPLTSNSIEHVQIKKFNGENAAIPNYSLNNHNNDNFHGTKNCSNFSNPVFKKIALCNKYSSLYFGKNMNSQINDNSIHKMSVFNNINNLVDTSVRPFNNNNNSVKSDSMLTKRYDNAVDTVESTYTHTNIQHSSYMNSQKYTNSSALYNENVINFKDTYNPINKDDSISLVFPNVSSTNFIGDDLSTTQFNCANGNLESLRKHKEIINNNIIRDNHNANYNNVPTPDFVCAKNNIILFDNNVDAKSLGNYTPKIDMNSSGANEKNGEGNKMTNYHSNFIYGANREKTKKIINNNDNSNKVNNNTVFADMEFICTGQNRVISDNSAGNNSNTASRRDSNDGMINEVNNSGDNQSSSGQNGRDQNNNVSNELIQRNTSDLISLFSSGCTSNLPTKNNIDNIMYYHKSKMNNGGIDVKCVTESESINAEDSKEKQNGKIMNENSLSTSIEYGVDNVAIQNGVGVNVSESVNESVSENVDLDLGDDSSLLYEQSKKYKNFHRDDFSSCKNESNCYKTYSNETYRNDVNYNSNDDNLCFNTTTEFNHISNYKSVQAADSNTIEVNDYHLENNENSYNIFHNETKEMYMNKANDVKDNDLDDAVIRNSLPTSIVESNDDISAIVVAAQSYGSNEDNQNNFYNNYNSCIDNTGYNRISENISFNKWNSASCEGAKHDQTSSCSYSNNDDSNSKKDKIDNNSGSGNSGSGNSGSGNNGSGISGSGNRESRNHSSSGNNNDDDDESDKRNKRSNDNYNENEKEDEDENRKEKKNEYVNNNNNINKSNSSINSNRSSNGSSNGSSNGSSNGSSNGSSNGSSNGSSNVSSNGSSKSNCRNNSSNNCRNNSSNSCRNNSSNSCRNNSSNNCRNNSSNNCRNNSCNNCRDSNSSSSNNILKNSSSNNVLNNIHADKAKFIESSERLVNNEKEIKNELNKEIALISAQQDECRDIFLQNKYIMDASKNDINGFNARIPFFSCNNENETSTSFSNMNRSNSLNNSNNIGDFNNLRGHNNVRGLNRVSDFNGVKGLNNTSDHNGVSGMDNASGLNSVYGVNMNIMNNMNNMNSMNNMNSMNNMNSMNNMNSMNSMNNMNSMNNMNSMNNMNSMNSRNNMNSRNGMSNMNSMNGMSNMSNMNSMHCINDMNILSNANSSNVSSYFNYCNNSMGKEEHNSNGGVMREKRSEKIIGNNNLGNMENINKDLVNNVNMEMNLKNYNNEMMYNEIYNSYIDLYNNFNEKNDISNNSMMIECEKNNIEYDLMNFTNNTYNDIHKIIQNDEILKNEFTNIEDSFKMAPTPFVSDKKAKSKYDTNDEEILLLYDNYKHMLNFGSVLRNEQNKNNSSDGFFLHPNNIVLPNMLNNDIISDRINNDIEKIIDIMNTNNENIMNYNFSVDEENYNNVNHSQGRRLSSLSNMPDRYSTDFPSKGKEKRRKIDCTTGGYSDYNNKSSNKSSNKGNNTCWRSNGNRGGNSSGNSGGNSCGNRGGSNGGSGGGKKYSGNSNTFRSKPKMEHILEHSHSKKFQKYTVDKRKKYQKIDIRNLNKNVQKNKEICTNCYIHYDNFKSSYVLTFINRKQKKQRKLFPVEPNEKDEAYIIQIMNYIEKLKDQDKIYGIDKNSPNDPIQTAVKNNLDNAPGLPNSTNSNECGTTNMDSRTISNMKNNSFSGKNANIITSKSNGGKTSDRINYNDKEYFLKNNCIHGEQHAKENLANGSEISTNKNSLVNDNITNLLNNFNEHLYVEPKNVNYAPDNSVPMNSIGSPPMSNAAMFDAIIPNASISKPLNIYDDVNISPNIDFMDINLLNAATNFENINLINVGTGGNTQNINMIFENNDKIDNMEKSGKVNYLAEIASPGSINNISNNMISSEVSSSNTANKSVGHNVNGRIGRNVSNNISYSVSRNVNGSVGRDLSNNVSCSVGCNVNRNEVQSGEDNNINRSFAPSSYENNNVHSNIKNITYSCANDKEVKQQKENCTNEKDDYNSVNLLNNVNYQNYSNSNFANDNENEIIHQFSSMMNEYENSILNNLSYDQIINMQNNPTEETDMQHNE, from the coding sequence atgactgagaataataatattaacaacgACATGCATTTTTGTGTAGGTAAAATAGACTTTAACAACATTTATTTGGACATACTAAATATCCACGAAACATTAGTAAATCACATCCAAACGATAGTAACTCATGTGTACAatttaatagaaataaaattgtgCAGAAATAATGTGGTATCAACACTATCATCCTCATCAAAATTATCAACATTAGCaacaaataaatgtaatgtTAATACGTTAAACGATTTAAGTACCATATATAAGGGGAAAGGGGCAGACGACATGACCCCTATTAGCATACCAAATGTGCATGAATATGATAAAGAAATGAATTGTATACGTGATGGtagtacatatatgaatGGAAATCCGGTTAAGGATAACACAAATTATgaatacaattatataaattgcgaaaaagaaataaataatgatgaaaCATTGTTAAAGCATTTAGTGGAAGAATACTTACagcaaaatatatacagAGGAACTTATTCCGAAATGCATATCTATGATGATGATAAGGTAACCACAAATAAGTGTAAAAATGACAACATTGTACAGTTAAATAACTTGAATCTGCACAAAAATAATAGGAATGAATgtaataaggaaaaagagAATAAGAACAGTTTAAATGAAGCGGTAAAATATTGCgatattaatagtaatatgaACAGTAATATGAGGGGTAAAACACTTAATAAACAAAACTTTGATGATAAGAAGGGAAACTGCACAGATACAAGTATATGCGccagtaaaatatatagtagtAAGGATCATATAGTAGAATACCCCGTACGTAGGAAGAGTACGAATGTAGATCCTCACACCGATCTTGTTAGGAGTAAGAAGAGTGAAAAGGATTCCATAAATGAAAACCAGGTGAAGCTAAAAAAGCATATTATTCTGTTAGAGCTTATAAAATGTGTTATTCAACAGtcgaataattttaaaaaggataCTAACATGAAAAATGGTATGAACAGGGCAGATTGCATGAACAGAGTAGGTTGCACGAACGAGGGGAACAGTATAAGTTCAAAGATAGTAAAACATAATAGTGCTAATAAACCAAAGCAACAGGTAGAATTTGCTAATGGCAGTTTAAGTAAGAACGAAAATATACacaattataacaaaatttgCAATTTCAGTTtgtcaaaaataaaaataaaatatattaacatcaTAAGTTATTACATGGACGTACTATCcccttttaataaattttttgatgAAAATATCAAAGAATTTAAAGAAGATCAGAATGAGTTGAAAAGGGTAAGAAAAAAGTTAGATGAAATAGTACTAAATTATGATTATATTGTTgaagatatttttaaaaaatataacgtTCGAGGAATTACACAAGaccatttaaattatttaaaaaaacatatattgcAAGAAGATTTTCTTCaagaaaatgataattttaccaatataaaaaatgtggaCCTACGTCATAATCCGCTTACTTCTAATAGTATTGAACATgtgcaaattaaaaaatttaatggtGAAAATGCAGCTATTCCGaattattcattaaataatcataataatgaCAATTTTCATGGTACCAAAAATTGCAGCAATTTTAGTAATCCagtttttaagaaaatcgCCCTTTGTAATAAATACAGTTCACtatattttggaaaaaatatgaatagtCAGATAAACGACAATTCTATACACAAAATGAGTGTATTcaacaatataaataatttagtgGATACATCAGTTCGtccttttaataataataataatagcgtGAAAAGTGATAGTATGTTAACAAAAAGATATGACAACGCTGTGGATACGGTGGaaagtacatatacacacactaACATTCAACACAGCAGTTACATGAATAGTCAGAAATATACCAATTCAAGCgcattatataatgaaaacgtaataaattttaaagataCATATAATCCTATAAATAAAGACGATTCAATTAGTTTAGTATTTCCAAATGTGAGTAGCACCAATTTTATTGGAGATGACCTATCCACTACACAATTTAACTGCGCAAATGGAAACTTAGAAAGCTTAAGAAAACATAaggaaataattaataataatattattcgtGATAATCATAATGcgaattataataatgtaccCACACCTGACTTTGTTTgtgcaaaaaataatatcatacTTTTTGACAATAACGTAGACGCAAAAAGTTTGGGAAATTATACACCCAAAATTGACATGAACAGTTCAGGAGCAAATGAAAAGAATGGAGAGGGAAATAAAATGACTAATTATCATTCCAATTTTATATACGGCGCAAATcgtgaaaaaacaaaaaaaataataaataataatgataatagtaataaagttaataataatacagtTTTTGCAGATATGGAATTTATCTGCACAGGTCAGAATCGTGTGATAAGTGATAACAGTGCAggtaataacagtaacacAGCCAGCAGAAGAGACAGTAATGATGGTATGATTAATGAAGTAAACAATAGTGGAGATAATCAGAGTAGTAGTGGTCAAAATGGCAGAGATCAGAACAATAACGTTAGCAACGAACTGATCCAGCGTAACACATCTGATTTAATCAGTTTATTTTCATCCGGATGTACTTCAAATTTACccacaaaaaataatatcgataatattatgtattatcATAAATCTAAAATGAATAATGGAGGTATTGATGTAAAATGTGTTACAGAAAGTGAATCAATAAACGCAGAGGATAgcaaggaaaaacaaaatggtaaaataatgaatgagAACAGTTTGTCTACCAGTATAGAATACGGCGTAGACAATGTAGCTATACAAAATGGTGTAGGTGTAAATGTGAGTGAGAGTGTAAATGAGAGTGTGAGTGAGAATGTGGATTTAGATTTAGGAGATGATAGTTCTCTTTTATATGagcaaagtaaaaaatataagaatttcCATAGGGACGATTTTTCTAGTTGTAAAAACGAAAGCAATTGTTATAAAACGTACTCTAATGAAACATATAGAAATGATGTGAACTATAATTCAAATGATgataatttatgttttaatacAACAACAGAATTTAATCATATAAGTAATTACAAAAGTGTGCAAGCAGCAGATAGTAACACTATTGAAGTGAATGATTACCATCTTgagaataatgaaaattcatataatattttccataATGAAACAAAGGAAATGTACATGAACAAAGCGAATGATGTAAAGGATAATGATTTAGATGATGCAGTCATAAGGAATTCATTACCCACTTCGATAGTAGAATCGAACGATGATATTAGTGCAATCGTGGTAGCAGCTCAGTCTTATGGCAGTAATGAGGATAATCAGAATAACTTTTATAATAACTATAATAGTTGCATTGACAATACTGGTTATAATAGGATATCAGAAAATATCAGTTTCAATAAATGGAATAGTGCCAGTTGTGAGGGTGCAAAGCACGATCAGACGAGTAGTTGCTCATATAGCAACAACGATGATAGTAATAGCAAAAAGGACAAGATAGATAATAATAGTGGCAGTGGTAATAGCGGCAGTGGTAATAGCGGCAGTGGTAATAACGGAAGTGGTATTAGTGGTAGTGGCAATAGAGAATCGAGGAACCACAGCAGCAGTGGTAACAATAATGATGACGATGACGAGAGTGATAAAAGGAATAAACGAAGTAATGATAACTACAACGAGAATGAAAAAGAGGATGAGGATGAAAATAggaaggaaaagaaaaatgaatacgttaacaataacaataacataaataaaagcaaTAGCAGCATTAACAGCAATAGAAGCAGCAATGGAAGCAGTAATGGAAGCAGCAATGGAAGCAGTAATGGAAGCAGCAATGGAAGCAGTAATGGAAGCAGTAATGGAAGCAGCAATGTAAGCAGTAATGGAAGCAGTAAGAGCAACTGCAGaaataatagcagtaacaATTGCAGaaataatagcagtaacaGTTGCAGaaataatagcagtaacaGTTGCAGaaataatagcagtaacaATTGCAGaaataatagcagtaacaATTGCAGAAATAATAGCTGTAACAACTGTAGAGACAGTAACAGCAGCAGCAGTAacaacattttaaaaaatagctCAAGCAACAATGTACTTAACAATATCCATGCAGACAAAGCGAAATTCATTGAATCTTCAGAACGTTTagtaaataatgaaaaggaaattaagaacgaattaaataaagagaTCGCGTTAATAAGTGCACAACAAGATGAATGTagagatatatttttacagaataaatatattatggatgcgagtaaaaatgatattaacgGATTTAATGCAAGGATACCCTTCTTTAGTTGCAATAATGAGAATGAAACAAGTACTAGTTTTAGCAATATGAATAGGTCAAACAGTTTGAACAACTCGAACAACATAGGagattttaataatttaaggGGCCATAACAATGTAAGAGGTCTCAACAGGGTAAGCGATTTTAACGGGGTAAAAGGTCTTAACAATACAAGCGATCATAACGGGGTAAGCGGTATGGACAATGCAAGTGGCCTTAACAGTGTATACGGTGTGAACatgaatattatgaataatatgaacaacaTGAACAGTATGAACAACATGAACAGTATGAACAACATGAACAGTATGAACAATATGAACAGTATGAACAGTATGAACAACATGAACAGCATGAACAACATGAACAGCATGAACAACATGAACAGTATGAACAGTAGGAACAACATGAACAGTAGGAACGGTATGAGCAATATGAACAGCATGAACGGTATGAGCAATATGAGCAACATGAACAGCATGCACTGTATCAACGATATGAACATCCTGAGCAATGCGAACTCCAGCAACGTCAGCAGTTACTTCAACTACTGCAATAATAGTATGGGTAAAGAAGAACATAACTCGAACGGAGGAGTAATGCGCGAAAAAAGAAGCGAGAAGATAATAGGGAATAACAATCTGGGAAACAtggaaaacataaataaagaCTTAGTGAACAACGTAAATATGGAGatgaatttgaaaaattacaataaCGAAATGATGTATAACGAAATATACAATTCCTATATTGATctttataacaattttaatgaaaaaaatgacatAAGTAATAACAGTATGATGATAGAATgtgaaaaaaacaatattgaATATGATTTAATGAATTTTACGAATAATACATACAACGATATacacaaaataatacaaaacgATGAAATACTAAAGAATGAGTTTACAAATATAGAAGACTCTTTTAAAATGGCACCTACGCCATTCGTATCTGATAAAAAAGCGAAATCAAAATATGATACAAATgatgaagaaatattattattgtatgataattataaacatatgttAAATTTTGGAAGTGTGTTAagaaatgaacaaaataaaaataactctTCCGATGGATTCTTCCTTCACCCTAATAATATAGTGCTTCCAAATATGTTAAACAATGATATAATAAGTGATAGGATAAATAATGacatagaaaaaattattgataTAATGAAcacaaataatgaaaatattatgaattataatttttctgttGATgaggaaaattataataatgtgaACCATAGTCAGGGTAGAAGGCTTTCCTCCCTTAGCAACATGCCGGACAGATATTCCACTGATTTTCCTTCCAAAGGCAAGGAAAAAAGGCGAAAAATAGACTGTACAACAGGGGGGTATAGTGACTACAACAATAAGAGTAGCAATAAGAGCAGCAATAAGGGCAACAATACTTGTTGGAGGAGCAATGGCAATCGGGGAGGGAATAGCAGTGGTAATAGCGGTGGAAATAGCTGTGGTAATAGAGGAGGGAGTAACGGTGGAAGTGGCGGTGGCAAGAAGTACAGTGGTAACAGTAATACATTTCGGAGCAAACCAAAAATGGAGCATATTTTGGAGCATTCACATTCGAagaaatttcaaaaatatactgtggataaaagaaagaaataccAAAAGATTGACATAAggaatttaaataaaaacgtgcaaaaaaataaagagataTGTACCAACTGCTACATtcattatgataattttaagtCAAGTTATGTTTTAACATTTATTAacagaaaacaaaaaaagcaAAGGAAATTATTTCCTGTTGAACCaaatgaaaaagatgaaGCTTATATTATCCAAATTATGAATTACATAGAAAAGTTAAAGGACCAAGATAAAATATACGGTATTGATAAAAATTCCCCAAATGACCCTATTCAGACCGCTGTGAAGAACAACCTTGATAATGCACCTGGTCTGCCTAACTCTACCAATAGTAATGAATGCGGTACCACAAACATGGATAGCAGAACCATTTCCAATATGAAGAATAATAGTTTTAGCGGCAAAAATGCTAACATCATTACCAGCAAAAGCAATGGCGGTAAAACCAGTGACAGGATTAATTACAACGATAAGGAATACTTTCTAAAGAACAACTGTATACATGGCGAACAACACGCAAAGGAAAACTTAGCGAATGGTAGTGAGATaagtacaaataaaaatagtttagtaaatgataatataactAATTTACTTAACAATTTCAATGAACATTTATATGTTGAGccaaaaaatgtaaattacgCACCGGATAATTCGGTACCTATGAACAGTATTGGTAGTCCCCCTATGTCCAATGCAGCTATGTTCGATGCAATCATTCCCAATGCCTCCATATCAAAACCGCTAAACATTTATGATGATGTTAATATATCACCAAATATAGATTTTATGGATATAAATTTACTAAACGCTGCAAcgaattttgaaaatattaatttaataaacgTAGGCACAGGAGGAAATACGCAAAACATAAACAtgatttttgaaaataatgacaaaatagataatatggaaaaatcGGGGAAGGTTAATTATTTGGCTGAAATTGCAAGTCCTGGTAGTATCAACAACATTAGCAATAATATGATTAGTAGTGAAGTTAGCAGTAGCAATACCGCGAATAAAAGCGTAGGCCATAACGTCAATGGGAGAATAGGTCGTAATGTGAGTAATAACATCAGTTATAGTGTAAGCCGTAACGTGAATGGAAGCGTAGGCCGCGATTTGAGTAATAACGTCAGTTGTAGTGTTGGCTGTAATGTGAACCGTAACGAGGTCCAGAGCGGGGAGgataacaatataaatagatCTTTTGCACCCAGttcatatgaaaataataatgttcattcaaatataaaaaacattacATATAGTTGTGCGAATGACAAGGAAGTAAAGCAACAGAAGGAGAATTGTACGAACGAAAAGGATGATTATAATTCTGtaaatttgttaaataatgttaattatCAAAATTATAGTAACAGCAATTTTGCAAATGATAacgaaaatgaaataatacaCCAGTTTAGTTCTATGATGAATGAGTACGAAAATAGCATCTTAAATAACTTGAGTTATGatcaaataattaatatgcaGAACAATCCAACAGAAGAAACCGATATGCAGCATAACGAATGA
- a CDS encoding zinc finger protein, with translation MQADDCSDRYASYLCTKIIKFFNLKNDELDVNYIKSVLNCKSYSLYSSIHLINESFFENNKNIKYSRSRVEKFTQELVDSRTKFFASVDENQSNDTITDKQSFNNFIGKTICDYFENVFEGKNDITESKKVSVNKNVNVDISKNANTNKNVNVDINTYKNNTSKKEVRCVVQHKDKAKSAEAELKESTCVKSKKKENHSEEEQIQKKKDVLKKNSNEENCNKLVKVGITCEASGEDKIVETNSTSVENVRTNELIGGLKNKRVDEEFKGNTKNDANKIGNFEFIKNVELNTLKSCSNSNDNNNNNNNNTGNNNGKSNSNHNSNNSGNNNGRGKKREDDYFYIFKIKENSYSLRTVIDFIQEENTKSDEGVNQKNNKKEKKKSKTICTCNGQNHKIYANCLICGKIYCTKIKYKICIFCENQLYESSVINNIFIPTECVDSSPKKTLMAIKNADAFFHKFYFDSGNSYLKEAFNLRDKMLSNSHNEEQTKIIDDSIDWFEDDIKNEFNNYEIHFSCYDDEVKNEIIDKYTEIFGKRFSDINIDIDFVNMKIKENKDYLNIKEFNEYLNEKEKEYRSKVECKKVLAINRNNVSNYLSKKQRENCTYINDLRILFLKENIITGDMPLNKDNGKGGNKNERRKDDKKGKKYKYNVLSVSEEDEDAI, from the exons ATGCAGGCAGACGACTGCAGCGACAGGTACGCGAGTTACCTGTGCaccaaaataataaaattctttAACTTAAAGAATGATGAACTGGATgtaaattacataaaatctGTTTTAAACTGTAAATCATATAGTTTGTACAGCTCAATACACTTAATAAATGAatcattttttgaaaataataagaatattaaatACTCACGTAGCAGGGTAGAGAAATTTACACAAGAACTAGTTGATTCaagaacaaaattttttgcCAGCGTTGATGAAAACCAGTCAAATGATACCATAACTGATAAACAGAGtttcaataattttattggTAAAACCATATGtgattattttgaaaatgtgTTTGAAGGAAAGAATGACATTACGGAAAGTAAAAAAGTGAGTGtaaacaaaaatgtaaatgtggatataagtaaaaacgcaaatacaaacaaaaatgtaaatgtggatataaatacatacaagAACAATACCAGCAAAAAAGAGGTACGCTGTGTTGTACAACATAAAGATAAAGCTAAATCCGCCGAAGCGGAATTAAAAGAAAGTACTTgtgtaaaaagtaaaaaaaaagaaaatcatAGTGAAGAGGAACAAATACAAAAGAAGAAggatgttttaaaaaaaaatagtaatgaGGAAAATTGCAATAAATTAGTAAAGGTAGGCATCACATGCGAAGCATCAGGAGAAGACAAAATTGTGGAAACCAATAGTACATCGGTTGAAAATGTACGGACTAATGAATTAATAGGgggtttaaaaaataaaagagttGATGAAGAATTTAAaggaaatacaaaaaatgacGCAAACAAAATAGGcaattttgaatttataaaaaatgtagaattAAACACATTAAAAAGTTGTAGTAAcagtaatgataataataataataataataataatactggtaataataatggtaaGAGTAATAGTAAtcataatagtaataatagtggtaataataatggtaggggaaaaaaaagagaggacgattatttttacatttttaaaataaaggaaaacaGTTATTCGTTAAGGACAGTCATAGATTTCATACAGGAAGAAAATACAAAGTCGGACGAAGGTGTTAACCAaaagaataacaaaaaagaaaaaaaaaagagcaagaccatatgtacatgcaatGGACAAAATCACAAAATTTATGCCAACTGTTTAATATGTGGAAAAATTTATTGcacgaaaataaaatataaaatatgtattttttgtgAAAACCAATTATATGAATCGTccgtaataaataatatattcatacctACTGAATGTGTAGATAGTTCACCTAAAAAAACTCTGATGGCAATAAAAAATGCAGACGCTTTCTtccataaattttattttgattcaGGAAATAGCTATTTGAAGGAAG CCTTTAACCTACGAGATAAAATGCTAAGTAACTCTCATAATGAAGAGCAAACGAAAATAATTGATGATAGTATTGATTGGTTTGAGGACGATATTAAAAAcgaatttaataattatgaaatacatttttcttgTTATGACGACgaagtaaaaaatgaaattatagaCAAATATACTGAAATATTCGGGAAGAGATTCA GTGATATCAACATCGACATCGattttgtaaatatgaaaataaaggaaaataaggactacttaaatattaaagaatttaatgaatatttaaatgaaaaagaaaaagagtaTAGAAGCAAAGTTGAGTGTAAAAAAGTGCTTGCTATTAATAGGAATAACGTTAGCAATTATTTGTCAAAGAAACAAAGGGAAAATTGCACTTACATAAACGATTTAAggatattatttcttaaggaaaatataattacagGTGATATGCCTTTAAATAAGGATAACGGGAAGGGGggaaacaaaaatgaaagaagaaaagacgacaaaaaaggaaaaaaatacaaatataacgTATTAAGTGTTAGTGAAGAAGACGAAGATGCCATATAg